The following are encoded in a window of Providencia rettgeri genomic DNA:
- a CDS encoding F390 synthetase-related protein, which translates to MLWHYWRARRLMFKNREDLDAYQQKRLAQFKRKTLAKSPYFRAFCHRPLHEFPIMNKSIMMEHFDQMNTAGLSSQVLLACAQKSEQSRDFAPKVGPYSVGLSSGTSGRRGVFVVSPQEQNVWSGSMLAKMLPNGLFHGERIALFLRANNNLYESVNNRWIALRFYDLFGDFNQQLAALEAYQPSIIVAPAQVLCAIADAINHQQLQLAPHKVISVAEVLEPQDKQKLKRCFPQVGEVYQATEGFLGCTCSHGTLHLNECFLHIEPNWLDETRFSPIITDFTRQTQPIVRYQLDDILVVKQTPCPCGSAELAIERIEGRCDDLLQLPDQQGNKVTIFADPCARVIVNNLPLTADFRLIQQGHRLRLQAECSTDELAHCHQQLENYLTSQHVDIQQLHWELLAEPIEQSLSIKKRRITRKDPQ; encoded by the coding sequence ATGCTCTGGCACTATTGGCGAGCCCGCCGATTGATGTTCAAAAACCGAGAGGATTTAGACGCTTACCAACAGAAGCGGTTAGCCCAATTTAAACGTAAAACGTTGGCAAAAAGCCCCTATTTTCGCGCTTTTTGCCATCGCCCCTTACATGAGTTTCCTATCATGAATAAATCCATCATGATGGAACATTTTGACCAAATGAACACGGCGGGGTTGTCGAGCCAAGTGCTTCTTGCATGTGCACAAAAAAGTGAACAATCCCGTGATTTCGCACCGAAAGTGGGTCCCTATAGCGTTGGATTATCCTCTGGCACATCTGGGCGACGCGGTGTGTTTGTGGTGAGTCCGCAAGAACAAAACGTTTGGTCTGGCAGTATGTTAGCTAAAATGCTGCCCAATGGCTTATTCCATGGTGAGCGGATTGCCCTGTTTTTACGCGCCAACAATAATTTGTATGAAAGCGTGAATAACCGTTGGATCGCCTTGCGGTTTTACGATCTTTTTGGGGATTTTAACCAGCAATTAGCCGCCCTCGAAGCTTATCAGCCTTCAATTATTGTCGCTCCTGCGCAAGTGTTGTGCGCCATTGCCGATGCCATCAACCACCAGCAACTTCAGTTAGCCCCTCATAAAGTGATTTCAGTGGCAGAAGTCCTAGAGCCACAAGATAAACAGAAACTTAAGCGCTGTTTTCCACAAGTGGGTGAAGTGTACCAAGCAACAGAAGGCTTTTTGGGATGCACCTGCTCACACGGCACGCTACACTTAAATGAGTGTTTCCTTCATATCGAACCTAATTGGCTCGACGAAACACGATTTTCGCCGATAATCACCGATTTTACTCGCCAAACACAACCAATTGTCCGTTACCAGCTTGATGATATCTTAGTGGTCAAACAAACTCCCTGCCCTTGCGGATCCGCAGAACTGGCTATTGAACGTATTGAAGGACGCTGTGATGATTTACTACAACTGCCTGATCAGCAAGGTAATAAGGTGACAATTTTTGCCGATCCTTGCGCACGAGTGATCGTGAATAATTTACCGCTAACAGCGGATTTTCGCCTGATCCAGCAAGGTCACCGTTTGCGTTTGCAAGCCGAATGCAGCACAGATGAACTCGCCCATTGCCATCAACAACTTGAAAACTACTTAACCAGCCAACATGTGGATATTCAACAATTGCATTGGGAATTATTAGCCGAGCCTATTGAACAATCACTTTCCATCAAAAAACGCCGCATTACCCGCAAGGATCCTCAATGA
- a CDS encoding phosphatase PAP2 family protein produces the protein MTNKALFIRLIYCLIGWGTVGIVYRYTGQVVDNANVLTPSSIDNAVQFSPNAIWLYLSFFLFIPLGYFCSPMERTRSLMFAMQLCALVSGGVYLLYPTTMLYHQYDLTTFSGRALSALINIDSPQNLLPSLHVSLTLVVLNALWSVKYKIRTLTYCLWATAICVSVLVLKRHLFIDVVTGAVTACAALLVVYATKYRLERKRS, from the coding sequence ATGACAAACAAGGCTTTATTTATACGCTTAATTTACTGTTTGATTGGCTGGGGCACCGTCGGCATTGTTTATCGCTACACAGGCCAGGTTGTCGATAATGCCAATGTACTTACCCCCAGCAGTATTGATAACGCAGTACAATTCTCCCCTAATGCGATTTGGCTTTATCTGTCGTTTTTTTTATTTATTCCACTGGGCTATTTTTGTAGCCCCATGGAGCGCACGCGTTCATTAATGTTTGCGATGCAACTGTGTGCGTTGGTCTCGGGTGGCGTTTATTTGCTGTACCCAACCACCATGCTGTACCACCAATATGATTTAACAACATTTTCTGGTCGTGCATTATCTGCCTTAATCAATATCGATAGCCCACAAAATTTATTACCTTCTCTCCATGTCTCATTGACTCTTGTGGTGCTCAATGCATTATGGTCAGTAAAATATAAAATCCGTACACTCACTTATTGTTTATGGGCTACCGCCATTTGTGTATCCGTATTGGTGTTAAAACGCCACTTGTTTATTGATGTTGTCACTGGAGCAGTAACAGCTTGTGCTGCGTTGTTGGTTGTCTACGCCACAAAATACCGCTTAGAGAGAAAACGTTCATGA
- a CDS encoding sterol desaturase family protein, translated as MNELTFPIIFMLVVVIAEGLVIAKTQKGTVSWQELVFNLNSGHIMLWLFRGLEIFCYGFVVTHYSFNLVENWPTVLVWIFTILAWDFGFYWLHRLHHTYRVLWAVHVVHHQGEHYNLSLGVRNSWYSSLTSIPFFMLLALMGIPLDIFLTVSILHYTIQFFNHSALIPRLGWLEKFMVTPQHHRVHHVKEGHYSNRNFAGSFIFWDKLFGTFAKLPETEHHFGIKGAPASENPFIDSNLPFWRIVKRSSKPAQKPAPLFRVNQMALVIGTILLFTLVIGYVYLYGYGYQGTTQQQMILFVLLALGTVALSGISDGRKSGLISWFFIACLLLICVVFIWQWTTPFWILFTSALWLHSFLMLIGVGRKPVAVANVT; from the coding sequence ATGAATGAATTAACCTTTCCCATTATTTTTATGTTAGTGGTCGTTATTGCTGAAGGCTTGGTGATCGCCAAAACACAAAAGGGCACAGTAAGTTGGCAAGAACTGGTATTCAACCTGAACTCTGGTCATATTATGTTGTGGTTATTTAGAGGGTTAGAGATTTTTTGCTATGGGTTTGTGGTCACTCACTACTCCTTCAATCTCGTTGAAAATTGGCCAACGGTGTTAGTCTGGATTTTTACGATTTTAGCGTGGGACTTCGGTTTCTACTGGCTACATCGTTTGCACCATACCTACCGTGTATTATGGGCAGTGCATGTTGTGCACCATCAAGGGGAACATTACAACCTGTCATTGGGGGTTAGAAACTCTTGGTATTCATCGCTCACATCAATACCTTTCTTTATGTTATTGGCATTAATGGGGATCCCGCTAGACATTTTTCTGACGGTGTCCATTTTGCACTATACCATCCAGTTTTTTAACCACAGCGCCCTGATCCCGCGTTTAGGTTGGCTAGAGAAATTTATGGTGACTCCGCAGCACCACCGTGTGCATCATGTGAAAGAAGGGCATTATTCCAACCGTAATTTTGCAGGTAGCTTTATTTTTTGGGATAAGCTGTTTGGTACATTTGCTAAGTTACCTGAAACTGAACATCACTTTGGTATCAAAGGAGCTCCAGCCTCGGAAAATCCATTTATTGATAGTAATTTACCTTTTTGGCGTATCGTTAAACGCAGCAGTAAACCCGCGCAAAAGCCCGCGCCGCTATTTCGCGTGAACCAAATGGCTTTGGTGATAGGTACGATACTCTTATTTACTCTAGTTATCGGTTACGTCTACCTTTACGGATATGGTTACCAAGGCACCACACAGCAACAAATGATTTTATTTGTACTTTTGGCTCTGGGTACCGTCGCGCTTTCAGGGATTTCTGATGGGCGAAAATCTGGGCTAATAAGCTGGTTTTTTATCGCCTGCTTATTACTGATTTGCGTGGTATTTATTTGGCAATGGACAACACCATTTTGGATCCTTTTCACCAGTGCATTGTGGCTGCACAGCTTCTTGATGCTCATTGGCGTTGGCCGAAAACCTGTCGCGGTGGCAAATGTCACTTAA
- a CDS encoding fatty acid desaturase: MSLKPLRPLGYQHRHDQDFQKALNKAAKQYLHDNADHRFADGRFYAKSAALILCCLGSYFAALSINASWAFFVFYPCFICFALLLAINLVHDASHNAIFKHAKANYWLNFWVTLPLGLDPECWRVRHIIFHHAHTNIRHYDLDIEENFVLRQTPYQRWYPFMRAQHVYWPLIAAMTFPALIWFFDWKDRFHFTHVAPYMRHQGRQGILAFIMAKLLHLVIAILIPAMVLQDISLSTLFLTYILSQMFASLIFVVLILGTHWAKATFYTSPKEGNMPHGFYTHTFSTTYDWQTTPRWLTYWLGGLNLHLTHHLFPNWNHRHYPALAEIIKQTAQQFSMDYHCISAKQLFIYQQQFLKEMGSGKQADKH; encoded by the coding sequence ATGTCACTTAAGCCACTTAGACCACTGGGTTACCAGCACCGTCACGATCAAGATTTCCAGAAAGCCTTGAATAAGGCGGCGAAACAGTATTTACATGATAACGCCGACCACCGCTTTGCTGACGGGCGTTTTTATGCCAAAAGTGCAGCATTGATACTGTGCTGTTTAGGTAGCTATTTTGCAGCGTTGTCTATCAATGCATCGTGGGCTTTTTTTGTTTTTTACCCCTGCTTTATCTGCTTCGCTTTATTATTAGCAATTAATTTAGTGCATGATGCCTCGCACAATGCGATTTTTAAGCACGCCAAAGCCAATTATTGGCTCAACTTTTGGGTGACGCTTCCCCTTGGCTTAGACCCCGAATGTTGGCGTGTGCGGCATATTATTTTTCATCATGCTCACACCAATATTCGCCATTACGATTTGGATATTGAAGAGAATTTTGTCTTACGGCAAACCCCTTACCAACGCTGGTATCCGTTTATGCGAGCCCAACATGTGTATTGGCCATTAATTGCAGCAATGACATTCCCTGCTCTCATTTGGTTCTTTGATTGGAAGGATCGGTTTCATTTTACCCATGTAGCCCCCTATATGCGTCATCAAGGACGGCAAGGTATTTTGGCGTTTATCATGGCGAAGCTGCTACACCTAGTCATCGCTATCCTGATCCCTGCGATGGTTTTGCAAGATATTAGCCTCAGCACACTGTTTTTGACCTACATTCTCAGCCAAATGTTTGCATCATTAATATTTGTTGTGCTGATACTTGGCACCCATTGGGCAAAAGCCACTTTTTATACCTCACCCAAAGAAGGCAATATGCCCCATGGTTTTTATACTCACACCTTTTCAACCACCTATGACTGGCAAACAACTCCCCGCTGGCTAACCTATTGGCTTGGTGGGTTAAACCTCCATCTAACTCACCACTTATTCCCTAACTGGAATCACCGCCATTACCCTGCCCTTGCAGAAATAATTAAGCAAACGGCGCAGCAATTTTCGATGGACTATCACTGTATTAGTGCTAAACAGTTGTTTATATATCAACAACAGTTCTTAAAAGAGATGGGATCAGGCAAACAAGCGGATAAACACTGA
- a CDS encoding polysaccharide deacetylase family protein, with the protein MCKRFFLLLCVLFINSISLSLAAEINNTDDWKLAEIPPKLVQTKENEIIFSPIAGKMRAVAELNADHGFYAYSPAGDYCAMQFGHDYAFVKTTSLAHQKPRYVPEADRLNDLQNPIYDYLITHQKTPVYRTTDSHSPQIASLWDNLRYPVLSRMIKTDKSGEKTAWLTIRLGDRLGYVRLQDVALDKGIPILTYHHILQDSENKNFRHTSTTTSVEAFSEQMNYLKDAGYQTLSLEDVEDYLNKTANLPGKAVVLTFDDGLKSVYRYALPILRRNQQQATLFVISSRIKTQPQKWSADSLQFMSKQEIKNSQDVFNIQSHTHFLHRLDNHNSPILFSRKEHTIMLDFKRSMRILSRFEPEQRYLAYPYGGYNASAMEAAKEAGLHLAVTTIQGKVKLGDNPFALKRLYAFRTDPLDKFAKMVGNSEQNVVNQNIIIDR; encoded by the coding sequence ATGTGTAAACGATTTTTCTTACTGCTTTGCGTATTATTTATAAATTCAATTTCTCTTTCGTTGGCGGCTGAGATAAACAATACCGATGATTGGAAGCTTGCGGAAATCCCGCCTAAACTAGTGCAAACCAAAGAGAATGAGATTATTTTTTCCCCCATTGCCGGTAAAATGCGTGCTGTCGCTGAGCTAAATGCAGATCACGGTTTTTATGCTTATTCCCCCGCAGGGGACTATTGTGCGATGCAATTTGGTCATGATTATGCTTTTGTTAAAACGACATCTTTAGCTCATCAAAAGCCCCGTTATGTGCCAGAAGCTGACAGGCTCAATGATTTACAAAACCCGATTTATGATTATTTAATCACCCATCAAAAAACGCCAGTTTATCGCACAACAGATAGTCATAGCCCACAAATCGCCTCTTTATGGGATAATTTGCGCTACCCGGTTTTATCTCGAATGATTAAAACAGATAAAAGCGGTGAGAAAACCGCATGGCTAACCATCCGTCTTGGGGATCGTTTAGGGTATGTGCGTTTGCAAGATGTGGCGCTAGATAAAGGCATTCCTATCTTAACGTATCACCATATTTTGCAAGACAGCGAAAATAAAAACTTTCGCCATACCTCAACCACAACATCGGTTGAGGCATTTAGCGAGCAAATGAATTACCTGAAAGATGCAGGTTACCAAACCTTGTCTCTCGAAGATGTGGAAGATTATTTAAATAAAACAGCCAACCTGCCGGGGAAAGCCGTAGTACTTACTTTTGATGATGGTTTGAAATCGGTTTACCGTTATGCGCTGCCCATTTTAAGGCGTAATCAGCAACAAGCGACGCTATTTGTGATTTCTTCACGGATTAAAACACAACCGCAAAAGTGGTCGGCAGACTCTTTGCAATTTATGAGTAAACAAGAAATTAAAAACAGTCAAGATGTGTTTAATATTCAGTCGCATACACACTTTTTACATCGTTTAGATAATCATAACTCCCCGATCCTGTTTAGTCGCAAAGAACACACTATCATGCTGGATTTTAAACGTTCTATGAGGATCTTGAGCCGCTTCGAGCCGGAACAACGTTATTTAGCCTACCCGTATGGTGGTTATAACGCATCGGCGATGGAAGCAGCGAAAGAAGCCGGATTACATCTTGCGGTTACGACTATCCAAGGAAAAGTGAAGCTGGGAGATAACCCATTTGCCTTAAAACGCTTATATGCGTTTCGTACCGACCCACTGGATAAATTTGCCAAAATGGTAGGAAATAGCGAGCAAAACGTCGTGAACCAAAACATTATTATTGATAGGTAA
- a CDS encoding mandelate racemase/muconate lactonizing enzyme family protein — translation MKIKEISTFIMHVPVTNDLIGDSTHSITHWGMPGVMIKTECGLVGYGHTGTHADITTDRLITTIIEDVFGPMLLGEDPTEVRYLHRKLTRSSTNIWVGRGGLMQMAISAIDIALWDLKAKAAQQPLWQLFGGSKHNKVNAYNTDCGWLVRSQDDLVDDCKKMIFEEGFKAIKMKIGKPDPREDLQRIEAVRNAIGDDIDLMVDANGKWDISIAKQYGHRLNDFNIKWFEEPLWHDDVASHKQLAAYMDTPIALGELLYHNDSFKEFVLAGAVDYLQPDATRCGGLTAVWEIADLGMAFNLPVTPHHGDMMQAQLHLVMAHPACSLLEFIPWTLDCFVDPVEVVDGVYSTPTAPGAGTTLKPEALAKFNVK, via the coding sequence ATGAAAATAAAAGAAATTAGCACCTTTATCATGCACGTACCGGTCACTAATGACCTAATTGGTGACTCAACCCATAGCATTACCCATTGGGGAATGCCGGGTGTGATGATTAAAACAGAATGTGGTTTAGTCGGTTATGGCCACACAGGAACACACGCCGACATTACAACAGACCGCTTAATTACCACCATCATTGAAGATGTGTTTGGGCCAATGCTTCTTGGAGAAGATCCAACTGAAGTGCGTTATTTACACCGTAAACTCACTCGCAGCTCAACCAACATTTGGGTGGGACGCGGTGGTTTAATGCAAATGGCTATCTCAGCCATTGATATCGCCCTGTGGGATTTAAAAGCCAAAGCAGCTCAACAGCCCCTGTGGCAACTATTTGGCGGCTCCAAACACAATAAAGTGAATGCATATAATACTGACTGCGGTTGGTTAGTGCGCAGCCAAGACGATCTGGTTGATGATTGTAAAAAAATGATCTTCGAAGAAGGCTTTAAAGCTATCAAAATGAAGATCGGTAAACCCGACCCACGTGAAGATTTACAACGTATCGAAGCTGTTCGCAACGCAATCGGCGACGATATTGACTTAATGGTCGATGCTAATGGTAAATGGGATATCAGCATCGCTAAACAATATGGTCACCGTTTAAATGATTTCAATATCAAATGGTTTGAAGAACCATTGTGGCACGATGACGTGGCGAGCCATAAGCAATTAGCCGCTTATATGGATACGCCAATCGCTTTAGGTGAATTACTGTATCACAATGATTCATTTAAAGAATTTGTACTAGCTGGTGCCGTTGACTATTTACAACCGGATGCAACGCGTTGTGGTGGTTTAACCGCAGTTTGGGAGATTGCCGACTTAGGTATGGCATTTAACCTGCCAGTCACTCCGCACCATGGCGATATGATGCAGGCACAATTGCATCTTGTTATGGCGCACCCTGCCTGTTCATTATTGGAGTTTATTCCATGGACACTGGATTGCTTTGTTGACCCAGTGGAAGTGGTTGACGGTGTGTACAGCACCCCAACCGCACCGGGAGCAGGGACAACGTTAAAACCTGAAGCATTAGCGAAATTTAACGTGAAATAA
- a CDS encoding MFS transporter, which produces MSTNIDHLSSATSKAIRKIIPMVVLMFILAYLDRSNIGFAKQEFQLTTGLSDAAYAFGAGIFFIGYALFEVPSNILLYRIGARVWLSRIMITWGLISAAMMFAHDETTFIVLRFLLGVSEAGFFPGVILYLTFWFPQNIRARVTGYFLFGAPLAFIIGGPLSGSLLALEGSFFAFGLYGWQLMFVVEGLLASIVGVWVFFYLDDRPEKAKWLTEDEKKALTAKLALEEDAKKGHSPKGALRALLDMRVLYLCLIWFTVQVCGYGIYFFLPTQIGTLLGSKVGVLVGFVTAIPPLCAAIAVYYVPRISERLKERRKVAAITFMLGAAGIAVSGLFDSIPVIAIIALCVAAAGHLAMQPLYWSFPSAYLGGTAAASGIALINSVGNLGGFVAPNLRVWAETTFESARAGLYFIALVAFIGGLLILTLRRLGIEKKFED; this is translated from the coding sequence ATGTCCACCAATATTGATCACTTATCATCAGCGACCAGCAAAGCGATACGAAAAATAATACCGATGGTGGTATTAATGTTTATATTGGCTTACTTAGATCGCTCGAATATTGGCTTTGCTAAACAAGAATTCCAACTAACAACAGGGTTAAGCGACGCAGCTTATGCATTTGGCGCAGGGATTTTCTTTATCGGTTACGCTTTATTTGAAGTACCAAGTAATATCTTATTATACCGCATTGGCGCGCGAGTTTGGCTCTCGCGGATCATGATAACTTGGGGGTTAATCTCCGCAGCGATGATGTTCGCCCATGATGAAACCACCTTTATTGTGTTACGTTTCTTACTGGGTGTGAGTGAAGCGGGCTTCTTCCCTGGGGTTATTTTATATTTAACCTTCTGGTTCCCGCAAAATATCCGTGCACGTGTTACTGGCTACTTCCTGTTTGGTGCACCACTGGCGTTTATTATTGGCGGTCCATTATCAGGATCATTATTGGCCTTAGAAGGCTCGTTTTTTGCTTTCGGGTTGTACGGCTGGCAGTTAATGTTTGTTGTGGAAGGTCTATTAGCTTCCATCGTCGGGGTATGGGTATTCTTCTACCTTGATGATCGCCCAGAAAAAGCGAAATGGCTGACAGAGGATGAAAAGAAGGCCCTGACAGCGAAACTCGCCTTAGAAGAGGACGCGAAAAAAGGCCACAGCCCAAAAGGTGCGCTGAGAGCCCTGTTAGATATGCGTGTTCTATACCTCTGTTTGATTTGGTTCACCGTTCAAGTGTGTGGATACGGCATCTATTTCTTCTTACCAACACAAATCGGAACATTATTAGGCAGTAAAGTCGGTGTATTAGTCGGCTTTGTAACGGCAATTCCACCTCTGTGTGCGGCTATCGCTGTTTACTATGTACCACGTATTTCTGAGCGTTTAAAAGAGCGCCGTAAAGTGGCAGCGATCACCTTTATGCTCGGGGCTGCGGGGATTGCGGTATCCGGCTTGTTCGACAGTATTCCCGTCATTGCTATCATCGCACTGTGTGTGGCAGCGGCAGGTCACTTAGCGATGCAACCGTTATATTGGAGCTTTCCATCCGCTTACTTAGGCGGAACCGCTGCGGCATCGGGAATTGCCTTAATTAACTCCGTGGGTAACTTAGGCGGTTTTGTGGCACCAAATTTAAGAGTCTGGGCAGAAACCACCTTTGAATCCGCACGAGCTGGCTTATATTTTATTGCCTTAGTTGCCTTTATCGGTGGTCTGTTAATCCTTACCTTAAGAAGACTTGGCATCGAAAAGAAATTTGAAGATTAA
- a CDS encoding Crp/Fnr family transcriptional regulator, with protein MNIAVQNSQSVMTHDDILDVLQTNSWFSNLPKYLITALLECATLRFYHDSEMVHYQGDPARGLYAVIQGSVKVSSISTDGRECVFRYLSPGNWFGEIAMLDKSARTHDAKAISPTILLTISPKDLSLILEKYPVFYQFLNILLCKVIRNAFTIINDSALLSVSARLAKRLLSLAQGYGEPHEKGIQLSLYLTQDDLATIINTTRQTINKRLVAWEKLGWIDAKYGKIVLVNLPALKQISEDDED; from the coding sequence ATGAACATTGCTGTACAAAACAGTCAGTCAGTTATGACGCATGACGATATACTAGACGTTTTACAAACCAATAGTTGGTTCAGTAACTTACCTAAGTATTTAATTACCGCCTTGCTGGAATGCGCCACACTGCGTTTTTATCATGATAGTGAAATGGTCCATTACCAAGGTGATCCCGCCCGTGGATTGTACGCAGTCATTCAAGGCTCGGTAAAAGTCAGTTCTATCTCCACCGATGGACGTGAATGCGTATTTCGCTACCTTTCTCCAGGTAACTGGTTTGGTGAAATTGCCATGTTGGATAAATCCGCACGCACTCACGATGCGAAAGCCATTAGCCCTACAATTCTGCTGACAATTTCCCCGAAAGATCTCTCACTGATCTTGGAAAAATACCCCGTTTTCTACCAATTTTTAAATATTTTGCTCTGTAAAGTGATCCGTAATGCGTTCACCATTATTAATGATAGTGCCCTACTTTCTGTTTCGGCAAGGCTTGCAAAACGCCTTTTAAGTTTAGCGCAAGGATATGGAGAACCCCATGAAAAAGGTATCCAACTGAGCTTATATCTCACTCAAGATGACCTTGCGACCATCATTAATACCACTCGCCAAACCATTAATAAGCGCTTGGTGGCATGGGAAAAATTGGGCTGGATTGATGCAAAATATGGGAAGATTGTCTTAGTCAACCTTCCCGCATTAAAGCAGATTTCAGAAGATGATGAAGATTAG
- the exuR gene encoding transcriptional regulator ExuR, which translates to MSSSESEPRLYQQVAALVKERIENDEYPVGTKLPAERLLADEMNVSRTVIREAIIMLEVEGYVDVRKGSGIHVISNRSNNSVNTEGGLEFSRCGPFELLQARQLIESHIAEFAATQATKEDILKLLEIQKNARKEDRFRDSAWDLAFHMQIAASTHNSAMVVIVEQMWSQRLRNPYWLKLHEHIDNRSIESWCDEHDQILQALARRDPKGARQAMWQHLENTKKMLFNATSDDFEFTMDRYFFADSPPVDQND; encoded by the coding sequence ATGAGCTCATCTGAGAGCGAACCGCGCTTGTACCAGCAAGTGGCTGCACTGGTGAAAGAACGCATTGAAAATGATGAGTACCCAGTTGGCACTAAGTTACCCGCTGAAAGGCTATTAGCGGATGAAATGAATGTCAGTCGTACCGTGATCCGCGAAGCCATTATCATGTTAGAAGTCGAAGGTTATGTGGATGTGCGAAAGGGGTCTGGTATACATGTAATTAGCAATCGGTCTAACAACTCAGTGAATACCGAAGGTGGGTTAGAGTTTAGCCGCTGTGGCCCATTTGAACTATTACAAGCAAGGCAGTTGATTGAGAGCCATATTGCTGAGTTTGCCGCGACCCAAGCTACCAAAGAAGATATTTTAAAATTGCTTGAGATCCAAAAGAATGCACGTAAAGAAGATAGGTTTCGTGACTCGGCGTGGGATCTGGCATTTCATATGCAAATTGCGGCTTCGACGCATAACAGCGCGATGGTGGTGATTGTTGAACAGATGTGGAGCCAGCGGTTGCGCAACCCATACTGGTTAAAGCTCCATGAACATATTGATAACCGTTCTATTGAAAGTTGGTGTGATGAGCACGACCAAATCTTACAGGCCTTAGCCCGCCGTGACCCAAAAGGTGCAAGACAAGCGATGTGGCAACATTTGGAAAACACCAAAAAGATGTTGTTTAACGCCACGAGTGATGATTTTGAATTCACCATGGATCGCTATTTTTTTGCAGATAGCCCACCCGTTGACCAAAACGACTAG